In a genomic window of Allomeiothermus silvanus DSM 9946:
- a CDS encoding vWA domain-containing protein, with product MSVVEALLEASVQPHREYLQANQPGQKLFLALKIRPSAEATRSRPQLVVAFVVDTSGSMREVVTEPTERTGQSVRVDGKDYEVVRGAKSKIDLVIEALQNLLSSPQLQPSDRLAIVKFDDVAEVVQPFTPANEKARLVAAAERLTQYSGGTQMGAGMREGMRLLEREAGSRRLILLTDGQTFDEPLVETVAAQLAQARIPVTAIGVGDEWNDDLLAEITDRTQGKPFHVIPDNQNPQPPSLRASELPQAILGELEHAALEVVTNVTLSVKTVRDVALERITRVYPTQTEVDRSVQPHPLGNAEAGDWTVYILEFTLPTRGPSRIRLAQLGLTYEVPGQGYRGELPPIDVVAEFTTNESLSSRIDPQVMQWVQQRNIEMLIKQAAQEAKSDPAKAAKTLELARNMTVKLGNSAMTQALDRAVGELRSSKTLSLGTQKTLKIGAKTQTLKAEPGSALPSDEEIRKITGA from the coding sequence ATGTCTGTGGTGGAAGCCCTTTTAGAAGCCAGCGTTCAACCTCACCGGGAGTATCTGCAAGCTAACCAACCCGGCCAGAAGCTGTTTTTGGCCCTCAAGATTCGCCCCTCCGCCGAGGCTACCCGTTCCAGGCCCCAACTCGTGGTGGCCTTCGTCGTGGACACTTCAGGCTCGATGCGCGAGGTGGTGACCGAGCCTACCGAGCGCACCGGGCAAAGTGTGCGGGTAGATGGCAAGGACTACGAGGTGGTGCGGGGGGCCAAAAGCAAGATAGACTTGGTGATAGAGGCCCTGCAAAACCTGCTGAGCAGCCCGCAGTTACAGCCCTCGGATCGGCTGGCTATCGTCAAGTTCGACGACGTTGCCGAGGTAGTCCAGCCCTTCACCCCCGCCAACGAAAAAGCCCGGTTGGTGGCTGCTGCCGAGCGGCTCACCCAGTACTCGGGGGGAACCCAGATGGGGGCTGGGATGCGTGAAGGGATGCGGCTGCTCGAGCGCGAAGCGGGAAGCCGCCGCTTGATCCTGCTCACGGATGGGCAGACCTTCGACGAGCCTTTAGTGGAAACGGTCGCTGCCCAACTGGCCCAAGCTCGTATCCCGGTGACGGCCATCGGGGTGGGGGACGAGTGGAACGACGACCTCCTGGCCGAGATCACCGACCGCACCCAGGGCAAGCCCTTTCATGTGATTCCGGATAACCAGAACCCCCAGCCGCCCAGCCTGCGAGCCAGCGAGCTGCCACAGGCCATCCTGGGCGAACTCGAGCACGCTGCTTTGGAGGTTGTGACCAACGTCACGCTCAGCGTCAAGACGGTCAGGGACGTGGCCCTTGAGCGCATCACCCGGGTCTACCCTACCCAGACCGAGGTGGACCGCTCGGTACAGCCGCACCCTTTGGGCAACGCCGAAGCCGGGGACTGGACCGTCTACATCCTCGAGTTTACCCTGCCTACCCGTGGGCCCTCGCGCATCCGGCTCGCCCAGCTCGGGCTCACCTACGAGGTTCCGGGGCAGGGCTACCGCGGCGAGCTGCCACCTATCGACGTGGTGGCCGAGTTCACCACCAACGAAAGCCTCTCCTCGCGGATCGACCCGCAGGTGATGCAGTGGGTGCAGCAGCGCAACATCGAAATGCTGATCAAGCAGGCTGCCCAGGAGGCCAAGAGCGACCCGGCCAAGGCCGCCAAGACCCTCGAGTTGGCCCGCAACATGACGGTAAAGCTGGGCAATTCAGCTATGACCCAAGCCCTCGACCGGGCGGTGGGCGAACTCCGAAGCAGCAAGACCCTCAGCCTGGGCACCCAGAAGACCCTCAAGATCGGGGCCAAGACCCAGACCCTCAAGGCTGAACCCGGTAGTGCACTCCCCTCCGACGAGGAGATCCGCAAGATTACCGGAGCCTGA
- the argB gene encoding acetylglutamate kinase — protein MSLSLLIKIGGSLRGASELLDEIAAYPGRLVLVHGGGPNIGEWLNRMGFETHFYKGLRVTPPEQMEVVEMVLTTLGKGLAHSLTQRGRPAVALTGRDANLLQANLLEPALGRVGEVSQVNTQVLEQLLNLGLTPLIAPIGLDSQGPLNINADTAAGAVAGAMGLPAVFLTDVVGVLRDPKDPSSRFAELSKGEVHTLIGQGVISGGMIPKVEAALGALDKGAPWAAIARGARGVLEAVLSGETGTRVA, from the coding sequence ATGAGCCTAAGCCTATTGATAAAAATCGGGGGGAGCCTCAGGGGCGCTTCCGAACTTCTCGACGAAATCGCCGCTTATCCCGGCCGGCTGGTTCTGGTCCACGGAGGCGGGCCCAATATCGGGGAATGGCTCAACCGCATGGGCTTCGAAACCCATTTCTACAAGGGCTTACGGGTAACCCCACCCGAGCAGATGGAGGTAGTAGAGATGGTGCTGACCACCCTGGGAAAGGGTCTTGCCCATAGCCTCACCCAGCGGGGGCGACCTGCCGTAGCTCTCACCGGGCGCGACGCGAATCTACTGCAAGCGAATCTACTCGAGCCCGCCCTGGGGCGGGTCGGTGAGGTCAGCCAGGTCAACACCCAAGTGCTCGAGCAATTGCTGAACCTCGGGCTGACCCCGCTCATCGCCCCCATCGGGCTCGACAGCCAAGGCCCGCTCAACATCAACGCCGACACCGCCGCCGGGGCCGTGGCCGGAGCGATGGGCTTGCCTGCGGTGTTTCTGACCGACGTAGTGGGCGTGCTGCGTGACCCCAAAGACCCTTCGAGCCGTTTCGCCGAGCTATCCAAGGGCGAAGTGCACACCCTGATTGGCCAGGGGGTGATCTCTGGCGGGATGATCCCCAAGGTCGAAGCAGCTTTGGGTGCTCTCGATAAGGGGGCTCCCTGGGCAGCGATTGCTCGGGGAGCGAGGGGCGTACTGGAGGCGGTGCTCTCTGGCGAGACGGGAACCCGAGTGGCGTAG
- a CDS encoding FHA domain-containing protein has product MITCKVCATQNPEGAQYCEGCGVELTADVAATKPTHTPATPDAPVEAPAEASPTPAEPASSPAASPTVTQDLGVGETPAASPEGAFRPARLTLKRFGALTSEVIPLQGPRLVVGRFDASTGPVEIDLTGVPGAENISRRHAELYFEGGAWKVRDLGSTNGVFVKRAGEETYSPRLVEPTPLHSGDELAFGNVIAVFELLPSPHSGVEG; this is encoded by the coding sequence ATGATTACCTGCAAAGTATGTGCAACCCAGAACCCCGAAGGCGCCCAGTATTGCGAAGGTTGCGGGGTCGAACTGACGGCAGACGTAGCCGCGACTAAGCCCACTCATACACCCGCTACCCCAGACGCACCGGTAGAAGCTCCTGCTGAGGCCAGCCCGACCCCTGCCGAACCGGCTTCGTCGCCCGCAGCCAGCCCCACCGTAACCCAGGACCTCGGGGTAGGGGAGACCCCGGCGGCTTCCCCCGAGGGGGCTTTCCGCCCGGCCCGGCTCACCCTCAAGCGCTTCGGGGCTCTCACCTCCGAGGTGATCCCGCTGCAAGGCCCACGCCTGGTGGTGGGACGCTTCGACGCCTCTACCGGCCCGGTCGAGATCGACCTCACCGGCGTGCCGGGGGCTGAGAACATCTCGCGTCGCCACGCCGAGTTGTACTTCGAGGGCGGGGCTTGGAAGGTGCGTGACCTGGGTTCGACCAACGGGGTCTTCGTCAAGCGCGCCGGGGAGGAGACTTACTCCCCCCGCCTGGTGGAGCCCACCCCCCTGCACAGCGGGGACGAACTGGCCTTTGGCAATGTGATCGCGGTCTTCGAGCTGCTCCCCTCGCCACACAGCGGGGTAGAGGGATAG
- a CDS encoding integrase core domain-containing protein: MQFTTVGREIWRGARQAQRLAEANASDPEVQERLRKLRLVKALRESKKSWKEIQDLVGISRATYHRWQKALKEKGLAGLKPRSRRPKHLRTKVHWTPGLLIRIETLRKENPTWGRWSIWLTLRKEGFQMSERTVGRILAYLEKHRRIESVAGYLARTQRRKLKRRVNRPYAKRKPRGYEARAPGDLVQVDTLTLTLGPGSMVKHFSAIDLHSRFVLAEVHSRATAKLSEGFLSLLLARAPFPIRAIQVDGGSEFMAEFEEACCALGIALFVLPPRSPKLNGHVERMQRTFKEEFYTRPLPTPLSELQAELDTYLDYYNRRRPHMALGGLAPLEFLAKMQEESVPQRVSNVLTDYIFLTP; encoded by the coding sequence GTGCAGTTTACCACCGTTGGCCGAGAGATATGGAGAGGCGCTAGACAAGCACAGAGGCTGGCCGAGGCCAACGCAAGCGACCCAGAGGTCCAGGAACGTCTGCGCAAGCTCCGACTGGTCAAAGCCCTGCGTGAAAGTAAAAAGAGCTGGAAGGAGATCCAGGACCTGGTCGGGATCAGCCGGGCCACCTACCACCGCTGGCAAAAAGCCCTAAAAGAAAAGGGCCTGGCTGGACTCAAACCCCGCTCCCGCCGCCCTAAGCACCTGCGCACAAAGGTCCACTGGACCCCAGGGCTGCTCATTAGAATAGAAACTCTCCGCAAGGAAAACCCCACCTGGGGACGCTGGTCCATCTGGCTTACCCTCCGCAAGGAGGGTTTCCAGATGAGCGAACGCACGGTGGGGCGCATCCTGGCCTACCTGGAGAAGCACCGACGTATCGAGAGCGTGGCCGGCTACCTGGCCCGGACTCAAAGAAGGAAGCTAAAGCGAAGGGTAAACCGGCCCTACGCCAAAAGGAAGCCCCGAGGATACGAGGCCAGGGCTCCTGGGGACCTGGTCCAGGTGGACACCCTCACCCTGACCTTAGGACCGGGAAGCATGGTCAAGCACTTCTCGGCGATTGACCTCCATAGCCGGTTTGTCCTGGCGGAGGTGCACAGCCGGGCCACGGCTAAGCTTTCTGAGGGGTTCTTGTCCTTGCTTCTGGCCAGGGCCCCTTTTCCCATCCGGGCCATCCAGGTGGATGGGGGCAGCGAGTTCATGGCCGAGTTTGAGGAGGCCTGCTGTGCTCTGGGGATTGCCTTGTTTGTGCTACCGCCGAGGAGTCCTAAACTCAATGGTCACGTGGAGCGGATGCAGCGGACCTTCAAGGAGGAGTTCTACACCCGGCCTTTGCCCACCCCGCTCAGCGAGCTGCAGGCAGAGCTGGATACCTACCTGGACTACTACAACCGCCGAAGGCCTCACATGGCCCTGGGGGGTCTTGCTCCGCTGGAGTTTTTGGCTAAGATGCAAGAGGAGTCGGTTCCTCAAAGAGTCTCAAATGTGTTGACCGATTACATCTTCTTGACACCCTGA
- a CDS encoding serine/threonine-protein kinase yields MEHCPYCASPVPPGAARCPACGSSLFAPAHNLAQGTRLKGGQYTLGKVLGQGGFGITYLGADTRRQQPVAIKELFPEGAVRRASRVIPPTSLAGNEFLETMKRFEDEARLLARFNHPGIVKVFDVFEENGTAYLVMEFLRGQTLGKRLEQVGKLPAGEVQAIAVKLADALEVVHKAGLLHRDIKPDNVFLTEEGRVVLIDFGSARQFARGKTITHTRLVTPGYAPLEQYGSAGKFGPYTDLYALGATLYHALTGAPPPAATDRIQSNLAIRLPPATPDGLDDFAQRNTRLEQAVNKALEIRVDERPQSVAEFRALLLGRSRLAPAPNTGSLVVQVTPREATVELQGPGLRRVFQGDQSFGSVPAGQYRLSAQAPGFQPRGVTVEVKPAQQIRVSLNLTPVAPPPNPGPQPRPSPNPTPQPSPFPTPTPTPNRRTARFTRPLLILLNLVAMALLGYLVFAVQPVSLEPLLAPADTVLRQWYGTHFPLYLEPFPWIRAGLYALVGVLAFQALAFLATWRGWWVVGLLVLIGIMALVDNELLPFQEGVFIGVGVVAAYTGVYLLERFMLPLAAILGLIAAVRWANPPEILEPRAFALAILVVCLGGIVRLTRRRWKGA; encoded by the coding sequence ATGGAGCATTGCCCTTACTGCGCCAGCCCAGTTCCCCCTGGTGCGGCTCGGTGCCCAGCCTGTGGCTCGAGCCTCTTTGCTCCGGCCCACAACCTGGCCCAGGGCACTCGGCTCAAAGGCGGGCAGTACACTCTAGGGAAGGTGCTGGGGCAGGGGGGGTTTGGCATCACCTACTTGGGGGCCGACACCCGCCGCCAGCAGCCGGTGGCGATCAAAGAACTGTTCCCTGAGGGGGCGGTGCGCCGCGCCAGCCGGGTGATCCCACCGACCTCGTTGGCGGGCAATGAGTTCCTCGAGACCATGAAGCGCTTCGAGGACGAGGCCCGGCTGCTCGCGCGCTTCAACCACCCTGGCATCGTCAAGGTGTTTGATGTCTTCGAGGAAAACGGCACTGCCTATCTGGTGATGGAGTTCTTGCGTGGCCAGACCCTGGGGAAGCGGCTTGAGCAGGTGGGTAAGCTTCCGGCGGGAGAGGTGCAGGCCATCGCGGTGAAGCTGGCTGATGCGCTCGAGGTGGTGCACAAGGCCGGGCTCCTACACCGCGACATCAAACCCGACAACGTATTCCTCACTGAAGAGGGCCGGGTGGTGCTCATCGACTTTGGCTCGGCCCGGCAGTTCGCCCGGGGCAAGACCATCACCCATACCCGACTGGTGACCCCCGGCTACGCCCCCTTAGAGCAGTACGGCAGTGCGGGCAAATTCGGCCCCTACACCGACCTCTACGCGCTGGGGGCCACCCTTTATCACGCGCTCACCGGAGCCCCGCCACCCGCCGCCACCGACCGCATCCAGAGCAACCTGGCGATCCGGCTGCCCCCAGCTACCCCGGACGGCCTAGATGATTTCGCGCAGCGAAACACACGTCTCGAGCAGGCCGTCAATAAGGCCCTGGAGATCCGGGTGGACGAGCGCCCCCAGTCGGTGGCGGAGTTCCGCGCCCTGCTCCTGGGCCGCTCGCGGCTCGCCCCCGCGCCCAACACGGGCTCGCTGGTGGTTCAGGTGACGCCCCGCGAAGCTACAGTCGAATTGCAAGGGCCTGGCTTGCGGCGGGTCTTTCAGGGGGATCAGAGCTTTGGCAGCGTGCCCGCCGGACAATATCGGCTCAGCGCCCAGGCGCCGGGGTTCCAGCCGCGCGGTGTCACGGTTGAGGTCAAGCCCGCTCAGCAAATCCGGGTGAGCCTGAACCTCACGCCCGTAGCACCTCCGCCGAATCCTGGCCCACAACCCCGTCCGTCCCCCAACCCGACGCCGCAACCGAGCCCGTTCCCTACGCCAACCCCAACCCCAAACCGGCGCACCGCACGCTTTACTCGGCCTCTCCTGATCCTGCTGAACCTGGTGGCGATGGCCCTGTTGGGTTATCTGGTATTTGCGGTGCAACCGGTGAGCCTCGAGCCCCTGCTGGCCCCAGCGGATACGGTGCTACGGCAGTGGTATGGAACCCACTTCCCCCTATACCTCGAGCCCTTCCCCTGGATCCGGGCGGGGCTTTACGCCCTGGTGGGCGTGTTGGCTTTCCAGGCGTTGGCTTTCCTGGCGACCTGGCGGGGCTGGTGGGTGGTGGGGTTGCTGGTTTTGATCGGGATAATGGCCCTTGTAGACAACGAGTTGCTGCCGTTCCAAGAGGGGGTGTTTATCGGGGTCGGGGTAGTGGCGGCGTACACTGGGGTGTACCTGCTCGAACGGTTCATGTTACCCCTGGCGGCTATCCTGGGGCTCATAGCGGCGGTGCGCTGGGCTAATCCCCCGGAGATCCTCGAGCCCCGGGCTTTCGCCTTGGCTATCCTGGTGGTGTGTTTGGGCGGCATCGTTCGCCTGACCCGCAGACGCTGGAAAGGAGCGTAA
- a CDS encoding PP2C family protein-serine/threonine phosphatase: MPEERPAPRYGHQPGPDGATTDPHDEVEAIAAAENEGMVAEKPPPDPAPQESFLEETPLPLTVENSDLAPGTLLTWGDLTFAVGEPYLAGWYRATQDSPRYGRQPDPDGATTRYGHQPGPDGATTRYGHQPGPDGATTALLNPGLDGTLLAEVGGHRLLPRLLYAGPEGVAVAAPEGEPVGRGLSLQEALEVLRPLAQFVYFLELKGLTLLDLEPRSLLRSEGGLRLVPPPRLARIGSRAEPLWREGYTPPEVLAEATLSAKAGVYLLGALLFELLSGTALPAEGPSDLLLMGISLAGVPQALNQLLAPVDERPTPQQALMLFKSLSAPPLPVLEVGAATSIGLNPDRPYNEDAFAYRLERVQAHANHTLLLRACVADGMGGMAAGERASQAAVETFVAPAPPYPLDDPQAQADWAVRLVWEANAAVLQALGGRDGGCTISAVLLVGARYALAHVGDTRAYLWSGLGLRPISRDHSLVGALLASGMITPEKAAAHPDRNKVLRSLGSLRQPQEGYVDGLPDAPTATLLPGEALLLVSDGVWGEVSDHRMAEILSHNLTPQAAAEALVATALEAGAPDNATALIVRRMG; encoded by the coding sequence ATGCCCGAGGAGCGCCCCGCGCCCCGTTACGGGCACCAGCCCGGCCCCGATGGGGCTACAACCGACCCTCACGACGAGGTCGAGGCCATCGCTGCCGCCGAGAATGAGGGGATGGTGGCCGAAAAGCCCCCGCCAGATCCTGCACCACAGGAGAGTTTCCTGGAGGAGACCCCCCTGCCCCTCACCGTGGAAAACTCCGATCTGGCCCCCGGCACCCTGCTCACCTGGGGTGACTTGACCTTCGCGGTGGGCGAGCCCTATCTGGCGGGCTGGTACCGGGCGACTCAGGATTCCCCCCGTTACGGGCGCCAGCCCGACCCCGATGGGGCTACAACCCGTTACGGGCACCAGCCCGGCCCCGATGGGGCTACAACCCGTTACGGGCACCAGCCCGGCCCCGATGGGGCTACAACAGCCCTCCTCAACCCCGGCTTGGACGGAACCTTGTTGGCTGAAGTGGGCGGGCACCGGCTCCTGCCCAGGCTGCTGTACGCGGGGCCAGAGGGCGTAGCCGTGGCCGCTCCCGAGGGCGAGCCGGTAGGCCGGGGCCTCTCGCTCCAAGAGGCCCTTGAGGTGCTGCGTCCGCTGGCCCAGTTCGTGTATTTCCTGGAACTCAAGGGGCTCACCCTGCTGGACCTCGAGCCCCGTTCCCTGCTCCGCAGCGAAGGAGGGCTGCGCCTTGTTCCACCGCCCCGCCTGGCCCGCATCGGGAGCCGGGCTGAGCCGCTGTGGCGCGAAGGCTACACCCCACCTGAGGTACTAGCTGAGGCTACCCTCAGTGCGAAAGCCGGAGTCTACTTGCTCGGGGCACTGCTCTTCGAACTTCTTAGCGGCACCGCCCTGCCAGCGGAGGGACCGAGCGATCTGTTGCTTATGGGGATCTCGCTGGCCGGGGTTCCCCAGGCTCTGAACCAACTACTGGCCCCGGTGGACGAGCGGCCTACGCCGCAACAGGCTTTGATGCTATTCAAGTCGCTCTCGGCTCCCCCGCTGCCGGTGCTCGAGGTCGGGGCGGCTACTAGCATAGGTCTCAACCCCGACCGGCCTTACAACGAAGATGCTTTCGCCTATCGGCTCGAGCGCGTCCAGGCCCACGCCAACCATACCCTTCTGCTGCGGGCCTGTGTCGCGGACGGCATGGGCGGGATGGCAGCGGGCGAGCGGGCTAGCCAGGCCGCGGTGGAGACCTTCGTCGCCCCAGCCCCGCCCTACCCCCTCGATGACCCCCAAGCCCAGGCCGACTGGGCGGTGCGGCTGGTTTGGGAGGCCAACGCTGCCGTGCTGCAAGCCCTGGGCGGTAGGGACGGCGGCTGCACGATCAGTGCGGTGCTCTTGGTGGGGGCCCGCTACGCTTTGGCCCACGTGGGCGATACCCGGGCTTACTTGTGGAGCGGGCTAGGCCTGCGCCCGATCAGCCGCGACCACTCATTGGTGGGGGCGTTGCTGGCCAGCGGGATGATCACCCCCGAGAAAGCCGCAGCGCATCCTGATCGCAACAAGGTGCTGCGTTCGCTGGGCAGCCTGCGCCAACCCCAAGAAGGCTACGTAGATGGTCTGCCAGACGCCCCTACGGCCACCCTACTTCCCGGCGAAGCCCTGCTGCTGGTGTCGGACGGGGTTTGGGGCGAGGTGAGCGACCATCGCATGGCAGAAATCCTCTCCCATAACCTCACCCCCCAGGCCGCTGCCGAGGCACTGGTGGCAACTGCGCTCGAGGCCGGTGCCCCCGACAACGCCACCGCCCTCATCGTGCGACGGATGGGCTAA
- a CDS encoding alpha-mannosidase — MKDQRPIAQSIQRLQRRLIELSAWRDRYALPLVGRFKAAGAEEWVPLQEGQTWPSRDFPVQMEFSATVPPGWAGEPVRVRLGVGGEAWLSVGGRVVGGLNPYHREYPVLDQARGGEELRFALEAVPKGLFGTPNYQPRIEEARLVVPDLLLRAFHEDLAAALDAAGYLVGGGKPEIAAMLGGVIEEALAGLALPRSPTPGYLARLVQAPEAAAVQASIWDEWHFEAEPVALPEAVRAELPARREAFRAALEHIRTRYPAEGRLWLSGHAHIDLAWLWPFAETRRKVRRTFATVAHLMERYPELYFNQSSAQAYAWLEEDDPELFERVRERVQEGRWELVGGMWVEPDGNLLAGESWVRQLLYGQRYFESRFGRMARVCWLPDTFGYTANLPQLLQLAGIPYFFTTKLNWNETNAFPYDLYYWEGLDGSRVLAHSFNNDAPAPPGFGGYNGRVMADDLGRTWRNFKGKGFADTSLFSFGAGDGGGGPTAEMLERYRRLKDFPGLPQLETGRVEDFYDAVAGQNPSLPVWVGEQYLELHRGTYTTQGRVKGLHRRLEHTLVEAEAAAALAYRMLGRPYPQAELYSAWTTLLRHQFHDVLPGSSVHQVYQEAWRDLTATLEQAERMRGEALRELSAAITPEPRDAQAQVVVWNLTLEDRPLRLCLPRPSEGGFRLLAPGGVEVPYQELGGEVFAEAEGVCVPGLGYLALAVVPGTPRPAPGGLEVSPNVLENRYLRVEVAPDGTLASLYDKEAGREVLGGRGNQLWAYPDLPREWEAWEVDAAYVQDGVEVLAAEAPRVLEPGPLRASLRVERRLEGAVIVQDYRLTAGGRRLEVVTHIRWERRRTLLRAYFLLAVRSHEAWYETAFGAVARPTHTNTPWDAARFEVPALRWADLSEAGYGVSLLNDGKYGHSARGSTLGLTLLRAPVYPDPYADEGEHRFTYALYPHAGDWRSGTLREAHDLGAPLQAVIVPAQGSGWPVQQHFARIQGAGLRLAALKKSEEGQGLILRLYEAHGGRGEARLEGPLVRGAKPVDLLEQATGPLEHMGPTLRFGFRPYQVISLEI; from the coding sequence ATGAAAGATCAGCGACCTATCGCACAAAGCATACAGCGGCTTCAGCGCCGCCTGATCGAACTCTCTGCCTGGAGGGATCGCTACGCTCTGCCCCTGGTCGGGCGCTTCAAGGCCGCCGGGGCCGAAGAGTGGGTGCCGCTCCAGGAGGGTCAGACCTGGCCCTCGCGGGATTTTCCGGTGCAGATGGAGTTTTCCGCAACCGTACCCCCCGGCTGGGCCGGGGAACCGGTTCGGGTCCGGCTGGGGGTGGGGGGAGAGGCCTGGCTGAGCGTGGGCGGGCGGGTTGTGGGCGGGCTCAACCCTTACCACCGCGAGTACCCGGTGTTGGATCAAGCTCGAGGCGGGGAAGAACTCCGCTTCGCGCTCGAGGCAGTTCCCAAGGGGCTCTTCGGCACGCCCAACTACCAGCCCCGGATCGAGGAGGCCCGGCTGGTCGTGCCGGACCTTCTGCTGCGGGCCTTCCACGAGGACCTGGCGGCGGCGCTGGACGCGGCGGGATACTTAGTGGGCGGGGGTAAGCCAGAGATCGCCGCGATGCTGGGGGGGGTCATCGAGGAGGCGCTGGCCGGGCTGGCGCTGCCCCGTAGCCCCACCCCGGGCTACCTGGCCCGCCTCGTCCAGGCCCCCGAGGCCGCTGCGGTGCAGGCTTCGATCTGGGACGAGTGGCACTTTGAAGCCGAGCCGGTGGCGCTCCCCGAGGCCGTGCGGGCCGAGCTTCCGGCCCGGCGCGAGGCCTTCCGGGCGGCCCTCGAGCACATCCGCACCCGTTATCCCGCCGAAGGCCGCCTGTGGCTCAGCGGCCACGCACACATTGACCTGGCCTGGCTGTGGCCCTTCGCCGAGACCCGGCGCAAGGTGCGGCGCACCTTTGCCACCGTGGCCCACCTGATGGAGCGCTACCCCGAGCTGTACTTCAACCAGTCCAGCGCCCAGGCCTACGCCTGGCTCGAGGAAGACGACCCCGAACTCTTCGAACGGGTGCGGGAGAGGGTGCAGGAAGGCCGCTGGGAGCTGGTGGGGGGGATGTGGGTGGAGCCAGACGGCAACCTGCTGGCGGGCGAGTCGTGGGTGCGGCAACTCCTCTACGGCCAGCGCTACTTCGAGAGCCGTTTTGGCCGGATGGCCCGGGTCTGCTGGCTCCCCGACACCTTCGGCTACACCGCCAACCTGCCCCAGCTCTTACAACTGGCCGGGATTCCCTATTTCTTCACTACCAAGCTCAACTGGAACGAAACCAATGCGTTTCCCTACGACCTTTATTACTGGGAAGGGTTGGATGGCAGCCGGGTGCTAGCCCACAGCTTCAATAACGATGCCCCCGCCCCCCCCGGTTTCGGCGGCTACAACGGCAGGGTCATGGCCGATGACCTGGGCCGAACCTGGCGCAACTTCAAGGGTAAGGGCTTCGCAGACACCTCGCTCTTCAGCTTTGGTGCTGGGGACGGGGGTGGGGGTCCGACGGCAGAGATGCTCGAGCGCTACCGGCGCCTCAAGGACTTCCCCGGCCTGCCCCAGCTAGAGACAGGGCGGGTGGAGGATTTTTACGACGCGGTCGCCGGCCAGAACCCGTCCTTGCCGGTCTGGGTGGGCGAGCAGTACCTCGAGTTGCACCGGGGAACCTACACCACCCAGGGCCGGGTCAAGGGGCTGCACCGCCGGTTGGAACATACCCTGGTTGAGGCCGAGGCCGCCGCTGCGCTGGCCTACCGGATGCTGGGGCGGCCCTATCCCCAGGCGGAGCTGTACTCCGCCTGGACCACCTTGCTGCGCCACCAGTTCCACGACGTGCTGCCAGGCTCGAGCGTGCACCAGGTCTACCAGGAGGCCTGGCGCGACTTGACGGCTACCCTCGAGCAGGCCGAGCGGATGCGGGGGGAGGCTCTGCGGGAGCTGAGCGCCGCGATCACGCCGGAGCCGCGCGATGCACAGGCCCAGGTAGTGGTCTGGAACCTCACGCTCGAGGACCGACCCCTGCGCCTTTGCCTGCCCCGTCCCAGCGAGGGGGGCTTCCGGCTGCTGGCGCCCGGCGGGGTTGAAGTCCCCTACCAGGAGCTGGGGGGCGAGGTCTTTGCCGAGGCGGAGGGTGTCTGCGTGCCGGGGCTAGGGTACCTGGCCTTGGCGGTAGTGCCGGGAACCCCCCGCCCGGCCCCCGGCGGGCTGGAGGTAAGCCCGAACGTGCTAGAAAACCGCTACCTCCGGGTGGAGGTCGCCCCCGACGGGACCCTGGCCTCGCTCTACGACAAGGAGGCCGGGCGTGAGGTGCTCGGCGGGAGGGGCAACCAGCTGTGGGCCTACCCCGACCTCCCGCGCGAGTGGGAGGCCTGGGAGGTGGACGCAGCCTATGTCCAGGACGGAGTAGAGGTGCTGGCTGCGGAGGCGCCCCGGGTGCTCGAGCCGGGGCCGCTGCGGGCCAGCCTTCGGGTTGAGCGGCGGCTGGAGGGGGCGGTGATTGTGCAGGACTACCGACTCACGGCGGGGGGTAGACGGCTCGAGGTCGTCACCCATATCCGCTGGGAGCGGCGGCGCACCCTGCTGCGGGCCTACTTCCTCCTGGCCGTACGCAGCCACGAGGCCTGGTACGAGACGGCTTTTGGCGCAGTGGCCCGGCCCACCCACACCAACACCCCCTGGGATGCGGCCCGCTTCGAGGTTCCGGCCTTGCGTTGGGCCGACCTGAGCGAGGCCGGGTACGGGGTGAGCCTGCTCAACGATGGCAAGTACGGCCATAGTGCTAGGGGGAGCACACTGGGCCTGACCCTGCTGCGCGCGCCGGTCTACCCCGACCCCTATGCCGATGAAGGCGAGCACCGCTTTACCTATGCCCTGTATCCCCACGCAGGGGACTGGCGCAGTGGCACCCTCCGGGAGGCCCACGACCTGGGCGCCCCGCTCCAAGCGGTGATTGTCCCCGCTCAGGGTTCGGGCTGGCCGGTTCAGCAGCACTTCGCCCGAATCCAGGGGGCCGGGCTGCGCCTGGCTGCGCTGAAGAAGAGCGAGGAGGGCCAGGGGCTCATCCTGCGGTTATACGAGGCCCACGGCGGGCGGGGCGAGGCCCGGCTCGAGGGGCCCCTGGTGCGGGGGGCTAAGCCGGTGGACCTGCTCGAGCAGGCTACCGGGCCCCTCGAGCATATGGGGCCAACCCTGCGGTTTGGCTTTAGGCCCTACCAGGTAATCTCGCTCGAGATTTGA